aaggtcctggtttgaagaagccaacaggatatcatctgcaaaaagcagagatgaaatcctgtggttcccaaacaggattctctCTGGCccatggctgcgcctagaaattctgtccataaaaattatgaacagaaccggttctgttttttaaataaataaagaaaatccactttcaaagctgcttcatagtaaacagtaacaaggaccttgatagaaatgtagtgaagttggtcataagtttccaaataaACAACTctcagtacagatactcaaagtatacttaagtacagtactcaaatatacttcattactgtccacctctgctgtaaTGATACTGTAGAAAATGACACTTTCTACAGTCATTATTTTACCTTTCTCTTCTGTAAGTCTCAGTCACAACACTTCATTCAGTGCCTGGAGTCGATATCACATAAGGCTTGTTTTTCTGTTTACAAAAGAAGTCATGTGGAATTTGTGAAGTTTATTTCCAAAGGAATGCCTGAATATTTAGTTGATTTTACAAGATGAATGAGTGTCTGACAAAATGGAAAGGATCTCTTTTGTAACTGAATGGAGTACTGTCAGAGAGTGGAAGTGGAGGAATAGCCCCCCAGCATAGCTGTCATCACTTGTTCATAGCAATGCATTATGGAGGATAGCCGGGGTCGGTAGTTATGCAATATAGCGGCTGTTGGATTAAGTTTACGTGAGCGTGATATGAGAGGAGCAGTTTTGCCATGCTCTGGCGTGGAAgacaaattgatttttttttttttttttttaaagaggtggataacatgtcgagggtttacagcaggaaaatctgaatccaaatcaagcttggtgagaaggtaagacatAAGTGACAAGAATTTGTACAATCTAGAGATTGACTGACTGTACAACATCAAATCTCAAGGTCTTGTCAAAACACTGGAGTgacttagttaaataaaacttgatatcaggaaacattaccaaaaaaaaaaaaacttgctgagctgccatgtcatgttcagtatcAGTGCATTTACTTCTTTAATCAATGCCGTTatagaggtacactgaacattatacatgcCTGAAAGAGAACTCTTCGTGGTTTGGGGAGTTTTATCGGTTCAACAGGCTCGCTTGGCTGCcgaggcaaaggccgaagaatgcttgtgttttacaggctttggaatatcactagtttcagacgatgaacagtgtcaaTTATTATAATCCTCTATAACCGAAGGCTGTTCCACAGACCATGGAAatgttgctgggtcacagtttaagtacatctttttcccaccagagaaatgtaagctacaattttgtccatttcaatTCAGTATGAAGGTTTTCGTTGCGAATTAAActtctccatctttttttttcttctcctcgactggcagctgataaaagctcaaattaggtgttctctttgttgtggagacacggtcaggcacacagcaattcactgtaggcatggttaaaactggataaaacaatgcagtgtttaacaaaggcgaaaatAAACAATACAGTGTATATCGCCCATGATGCATGGTGGTAAACAAGCAATGACATAGTCAGAGGTTAGGGTTTATTTCTATGCTGTCACAGTTATAAACCTGTTAGTGATGAAAAGCAGTTCACTTTGACACGAATTATCTGTCCCATTAGAATTGGATTACATAACTGTTTTGCAGTTGCTGGTTGTAgcgttctaactcaatactggaccaATTTCAACTGTTTCTGTCCCTAGTACAAATGTGGACCCAAAAAGATAAACCTATAGCTCTATTTCTCTTTAAGACTACGTAGTCCctgtaaggggaaaaaaaatagacCTATTGCAAATGCCTTTATTCCAAACCAACAGCAGCAGGAACCTCTTGAAAAAGCACCTTGGATTCAGTAGCACCAGACCATCTGCAATCTTTACGTCATCTACTTCTTGCAAAACATTTAATATCCTTTTGACCAAGATGGTTCCTTTTTAAACTACTTCCATTCCTGTACAATAATTTGATCAACTTCCTGATCTGACTAACATCGTGGTGTAAGTGAAGATCAGACTAGACAAGTGTTTGGGAGGAGGAGGATGATTGGGGCTATCGTGACATTTGCTGGAACAGCTCATCAGCCTTTTATGGTGCCAGAGGGGAACCAGAGGTGTTTGGGTTGAACCAGATCAAAAACCCACTTGTCCAGCAGGTTCTCATTTCGAACAGCTGTATTGGCGCTGTTGGTAAAGGCAGAGTCAAAGTTATAGAGGAAAGGAACACGCTCCTTCATTTCGGTTCAGAGTCGCAGTGGATCCAGAACCAGTCCCAGGAATTCTGAGTGCAAGGTGGAAGAATTCACCCCGACTGGGAGGCCAGTTCATTGCAGGGTGAGTCAGATTTTCATTTCAAATCACCTGGTGGCTTATGCCATGAATCCTAACAAGATTCCCCCAGCCTGTGGAGGAAAAACAGTTTCACATTTGCATACTCGACACTATGTCTAACAGAGAGGACTCAGGTCTTTTCTGTACAACCATCctcctttttacaccaaacccacctgcaGCTGAGGACAACCCTGCATAAACAGCTTAAAGCTTGCTGTGGATGGTACCACACAGATACCCTAAAGATGATTAGGCTGTCCAATTGAGATAATCCACAATGATTACAAGAGTGCTctcagagcacaatatccctcgcTGGCGAcgaggctgtaactctggtaaaacacaACTGAATTGACCGAAATTCCAATAtgagtattaccgacatataacaaagaatcttgtcaagttttgtgaaattcctccaaaaattgagagttgatttcagaaggtgagtacccttcccgggacagacggatatcgccacgatataatcccccttcaagcctttcggccagcgggggataaaaagcgTGAGGGaatttgatttcagaaagcaagcacaccttgatgaacttgccaaagtacaagtttgttaataatcaagggcataactcgtaacatttgcccaaattaaaggaaatttcaatatgcatataacaaagccttttgccaagtttggtgaaattcctccacaaattgtgagaggagttgatttcagaagaacgtacaccctcctgaaattgtcaaagtacaagttatttaatcaagggtcaaaaccctGGTAAAACTTTCACAAGCAAAATCAAATCGCAatgtgtattaccgtcatataacaaggccttttgccaagcttccagaaattcgtccaaaaattgtgaggggagttgatgtCCGAAGGCAAGCacatcatgaaattgtgaaagttgtTAAGCAGGGgctacaactctggtaaaatgcaaccgaattgaacaaaacaatgcctcttgtcaagttccgtgaaattcctccaaaaattgagagtggGGTTGGTCCCCCctgcagaaggtgagtaccctgggagggagggaggaaacaggaaatcaaatcaatccccctttcggccagcgggggattttttttttttttaatgctccgGTCTCATTCATTATACAGTGGAAAGTGAAAATCATCTACAAATCTCCAATGGTGATccttggaggaatttttgccTCTCTAAAGAGCCTTCTCAGCTTCATTAAAGCTGTCTTTTAATTATTACCCTAACAACGGATATGGGGATTTTCAGGGTctgtagttttttgttttttaataaacatTCAGTGCCCGATTTATGAAAATCAACCCACTTTTGTCTTGTTTCATTTGTGTATTCTCTAATCTTCATGTTGATCACCATTCATCAAGAAATTTGGTCTCAGTCAGCTTGTATGTGTACCCCAATGAAACAGGAAGTCCTGGATAACCACTTGAGTACTTACAGTAAACCCCAATAATAACTGATATTATTAATATGAGCTTCCTGTAGAATAAGTTTACTTCAAAAAGacctcaattctctcaaatgtaGTCTGAGTTTAAGCTACAGACATTTTTCATAAACTTCTTAACCACTGGTAACATCCAGCCAATCCAAAGCCACTGTGAGGCTTCATATTTTCTTTAAGTTGTTTATTGTATATACATAGACACTCATACTACATATCAATATGCATTCACTGACAGGAATCATCACCGTGATCCCTCTCAGCTTGGTTGTTTTTACTTGAATTCCTCTGACTGCATGGAAAACAGGAAAAGGTATTCACTGGTTTGTAGATCACCTTTCAGCACGAAACCCAACTTGACACTGGTATGTCGAGACTGACCCTCACAGGACACTCAGAAGTGACATTACACCCTTATCTGGGTCACCAAACTGAACTGTGCagtgtttcccaaaagcatcatagcacaaagatcatcgttaaatggtagcatgagcaacacaatgaacactctctctcctagttaagacacttagcgttaagaggcttttgggaaacccaccgctgACAAGTCAGTTCTCCATGAGAACAATTTCAAAATCATTTGACAAGCAAGTAAAGCCTGCcaaatttaaaagaaagaaaaaaaaaagtcattttcagAGCCTCTTCTGGGTTTTTGGTTCTTGTTCAGTCCATCCAACTCCAGAAGTTCTGAAGCAGCCATTCATCTGAGGTAATACTCAATAGCAGCAGAGAAAGCAGCAAAACCCGCACAGCCCAGAATCCCAGCTTTCAGGCCAGCTAGAGGACAAATAATTACAGTTACATCTGTTAGATATGCATAAAGAACCATGATTATGACCAGTTTTACACTGTGCAATTTTAACACATTTAAAATGACTATGAGATGATCCCAATAAACTGTTTCAGAAAATATGTGTTCCCCGTGTCAGATTATGTGACGGAGGATCTTCAAAGgacaccctggtgaaaaataaatgtgctaagtgtactaaaatttagcatacttttgtgtacttgaagccacactaatcatcagtaTACTTCGTGTGTTTATGatcagttaacttgaggcatgctattttggaacaactaattttgtactaaatatattttaattgtaattaaattgtagaaaagtgcaacttgaagtgtatgtgtacttttatgtgctaaaatggaacaacttaaagtatacaaaatatactttaaggatatgactttatatgtactaatatatgcttaattagtactttgttttataagtaccttaaaaattagtacactttagaaattacacaactttcacttaaagtatattttagtataatacacttatgtgcgggcggcacggtggtgtagtggttagcgctgtcgcctcacagcaagaaggtcctgggttcgagccccggggccggcgagggcctttctgtgtggagtttgcatgttctccccgtgtccgtgtgggtttcctccgggtgctccggtttcccccacagtccaaagacatgcaggttaggttaactggtgactctaaattgaccgtaggtgtgaatgagagtgtgaatggttgtctgtgtctatgtgtcagccccgtgatgacctggcgacttgttcagggtgtaccccgcctttcgcccgtagtcagctgggataggctccagcttgcctgcgaccctgtagaaggataaagcggctagagataatgagatgagacacttatgtgcgaaataatagcagtgtgtttaaaacaactgagaaaaaGCTCAATCCTCATAATAGCATTTATTTCCATATACACACAGGCACTGGGAGTGCtgcacattcaattccaaattaaaacatgaacaaaatatcaattttaaactgaaaatgaagaataataggctgttcaaaaaaaaatagcagtgtctgcattttcgtTTACAAACTGGAATGTTTACAGTATAAACTGAAATTTGTTTACAGATTTAGCTTTTCTGTTAATCACtggactaatatttagttgtataacctttATTCCTGATAACTGCTTCAGATCTAGTTGGCATGGAGTCAACTAACATCTGAGATCTGCGAAGAGATATTCCAGCCCAAGCTGACTGGACTACattccacagttcttctgcattcTTGGGTTTTGCATCAAAAATAGCATTTTTGACATCACTCCACAAATTCTCaatcggattgaggtctggagattgggctggccacttcaTAACCCCAGCCTTGTTGGTCTGGAACCAGGATGTTGCCcacttgctggtgtgtttggagtcaATGTCTtgctgaaacacccatttcaagggcatttcttcttcagcataaggcaacatgaccactTCCGGTATTTTGATATATTCAAACTGGTCCATGgtgcctggtatgcgataaatgggcccgactCCAAAGTATGAGAAACATCCCCAAACCATTATGCTTACACCTCCATGTTTTACAGTCTTCAGTGTActatggcttgaattcagtgtttatgGGTCGTCTCACAAACTATCTGTGGCCTTTAGACCCAATAAGAACAATCTTGCTCTCATCTGTCCATAGAATGTTACGTcacttctctttaggccagtcaatgtgttctttggcaaactgtaaccttttcaacatgtctTTTTTTCAGCAATGGTACTTTACAAGGGTTTCTTGCAAATAGTTTGGCTTCACATAGGCATCTTCGGATTGttgcagtactcacaggtaactgaaGATCTTTGatttccctggagctgatcattggaggCTTCTTTGCCAATTCTTATTATTCTATGATCTACACAGATGGTAGGATTTCTTTTCCTACCACgtgttttgggttttgtttgccattttaaagcatttgagatcattttagctgagcagccaattattttctgcacttctttatatatgtttcccctctccaatcaacttcttgatcaaagttctttctccttcggtacaatgtctggaacgacctgtTTTACTCACTGAGCAAGGGCTAAAACCAGCAGGTACAACATTTGCTGCCCTCCTTCTTCAAACAAGGGCCATAATTGACACCTGtttcttcacagaatgaatgacctcactaattgaactccacactgctattaatttgaacacgcccctttcatTAAATGAATCAATTACACCCAATTAGCAGAGTGCATGTCATGACTGTTGATTCTGTTGGTTGCCCATTACTCGGCTACACCTATTTTTTCCCCATGTTCTATTATCCTTTCTGCCAAAATCAgtaattaaacacattagtaatgttagactgctattattttgcacataactgtatatttctataaagtgtaatatagtataattattttaaagtgtgttagtgtgaaagCGCGATGttggtatactttttatatatttacaaaaagtacaatttgtgtaagtaaatTTTTTTTTCGCCAGGGCATTACTACGTTCTACTTAAGCCATCAGTCGTTGTGATCTGGGCTTGTGTACAAACAGAAATTCTTCAAAAGTGTGCTTGTTTCGTTTATCGCGACATTATGTATTATAAAATTATTTGAGTCAGGGTCAAAACTCATGAGGCATAACAGCAAGTTTGTATAAAGGTGTGTAAATGGTAATGATGTGAATCCTACCTCTGAATCCTATCGCACCTCCAGTAATACAGCCGCTGTACACTCCGTTCTTCCAGTCTGATTTACCGCGATGCTGTGACACGAAAGTTACTTTTATCCTTTTCTACATATTACAATTACATGTATTAATCAAGAAGGTAAGTAAAAATGGGATTAATGTCTAAAGCATGACAAAGGTGGTAATATAGCTACACACGTGTCTCAAAGTGCATGAGAAAAGGAAGTCCAGAGGAAAACTTACTGATTCTATAATGCACTCTGTACATGAGAACATTGCGCCGACAATAGCAAAGTTTTTGGCGTAGGACATTCCTCTCTGTCCCATGTCTCTCAGCACTTCTCTCGCTGTGGGGGTCTTCAGCGGGTCTTTAGGATCGAACCCAACATTGGTGTCGATGCCAGCTGTGAAGATTCCAAAAGCACCTCCTAACACAAAACCTGGCAGAAAACATaaatacagtttaaaaaaataaaaccgaATGACGTTTACAGAACAAAAATCCTGAAGATCTTCTGAGCTCTAGGTATTTATTAGACCAGTGTTTCCGAGTCTGCATACTGGAGTCACTCTTTTTACACATCTAAACATCCCAGCACTAACACACCTGAAtcattacattacaagcatttagcacaGGGGTGGGGAACGTCCGGCCTCCGGGCCGTGAGACCATTTGATCCAGCCCGCAAGATGATTCATAATTACTCACACACAAATTAAAATCAGAAAAAATGAGACTGCAATTAATAAAATAGGCGAGTGGTTGTCTTTCCGGGCCAAGGTCAGGGTCCTGAACCCCACACGAACAGAGCATGGTCACATCACATCATTTAGCGGGCATAGACAGACTGTTTAACGATTTCACCAAAACGCACCATGGCGagtatgaagaagagaaaagatGTGGAACGTCGCGCTTTTCAGGAAAAATGAACAAACGATTAttttttcatagaagtaaaaGGCAAGCCAGTTTGCTTAGTTTGTGGGGAAGCACTTGCAGTGATGAAAAAGGCTAATCTGGAGCATCATTACAGCACCAAACACGCCAAGCTGGACGAGCTGAAAGGACAAGTGCGTGTGGATAAAATGAATGCTCTTCGGCGGAGTTTGGGCACCCAACAAGCAACATTcacaagacctcaaggtaaccaagaAAATGTTACACGGGCTGGTTTTGTGGTAAGTGAGCTAATCGCCAagaaactgaaaccacattcagAAGGGGAGTTTGTGAAGGAGTGCCTTGTCACTGCTGCGGAACTGCTCGCACCGGACAACGTGAAACTTTTCCAAAGTATCAGTTTGTCTCGAAGAACCGTCTCTGATCAGATTACTGACGTGGTACAAGACATTTGAGAAAACACCGAAGGATACCGCGAGGGATTTTCAGTTCCTCTCATTAGCCTGCGACGAGACAACAGACATCACAAATACCGCCCAACTCGCCATTTTTGCGCGTGGGATTACAGCAGAGTTTGATACACGGGAGGAAATACTGTCTTTGCAAGCCATGCATGGCACTACCAAAGGTGAGGATTTGTTTGAGCTGCAAAGCAACAATGAGCTCATAGCTAGGTACAGCAACCTTCCTCTGCTTGAGTTCTACAAACTGTATGTGCGTcctgaggattttcccactctgaggagacatgcactgaagtttgcatCACTGTTTGGGACAACCTACTGCTGTGAGCAGTTCTTCTCAAAACTGACCCTTGCAAAGAATCGGTTCCGCTCAAGACTGACTGACCCAAACCTGGAAAACCAGCTGTGAGTAGCATCGTCATCTGTACCATCTGACGCCTCGCCAAAGAGAAGCAGTTCCAGCCTTCACATTAGGTCGGCcagatattataataataataataaataataataataggtaaaATATCATATTGTAGCATCTTCATTACATAAAatgctcaaagtgctttacatcagtacatataaaatgtaaaaataggaagattaaccctttgatgcaaaacatatgcacaccccttctaatgcacaacatgggtcaaaaatgacccgcattcattttccaggttatttcatgctgactgagtttttctttgctctatcttttgaaatcaatttattttatgattgaatattccaagtattctttaaatatcttgtttttaattaccacaaatcatttaattgtttcctactttatgaacaaaaatacgttttatattactacacatgggtcatccaagtgtgatttaaaattaaatgtcttaataccataataataatttgtttcaagtaattactttagcagtgaatggggccagttatttatttattaactatgtagttagctaagccaactacaataaaattagctaactaaagtagaatatgtcaacagctcggtagctaatagtaattacttgtaactttctgacaagtaatctactcactctcaaggtaacctaaacataataaatttttttctaaggtaatgttagaacaattgaagaacattacttccatgtattagatgggcaaagggcgccgtgctgagctgtgaaatgtctgacacgagcacaattcacagttcccaccaaacgctggagtaaatgcatgcgggtcgtttctgacccatgtgtgtaaacttgctgtagaattacaaaagctgtgcttgttcataacttaaggaaaaataaaaatgatttgtgctaaacaaaatatttactgcatatttggaaaagtaaatgacaaaatgaatttatttcaaaagtatatcatagaaacactcagccatacatgaaataacctggaaaatgaatgcaggtcgtttttgacccgtgttgtgcattagaagggtagtgatacaaaaagggtttttattcaaaaagtaagaaaggaaaaaataaaataaggatgtatgatgatcaaaaacaagttaattgaggaataccttgaatactgaatgatggaattaatttattgcaaagatatagaagataaaaactcagccgggtcacttttgacccatgttttgcatcaaagggttaaaaagggataaaacaaagttacaccaataaagttgcttttttatttgaatagcatgaaagaaagctaaaataaatgtTCAGCAGAGGTTATGGGTTAAAAAATTTAGTTTGGCCCCATAGGATGTTATAAAACTCGAAATAGCCCTTGATAGGAAAAAAGGTTCCCCACCCCTGATTTAGtagatgcccttatccagagcaacctgggagcagctggggttagatgccttgctcaagagcacttcagctattcctgctggtccaggaaatcgagTCAGTGACCtttgggtcccaaagctgcttctctaaccattaggccatggcttcccatcaaCTCAGTAGCTCATTTAATGCTGCCAACGTAGTGACTTTGCCACTAGATTTAGTCACTTTTTACATCCTTTTAGCaacttaaaaaaatacaaaaaccatACCAGTGATAATATAAGATGCGCTTTATTGTCCCCAAAGGGAAATTCGTCTTGGGCTTCATTGCTGCTACAATGCTGCTTACATAGAGTATAAATAGATGAACAATACACATACCAACATATACAGACACACACTGATAAATATCAATACACATACAGACATGTACAGACACACACCTGCAGGTAAACATAAAAACATATACAACACGTGCACCCACGCACacagaacctcatctcatcatctctagccactttatcctgttctacagggttgcaggcaagctggagcctatcccagctgactacgggcgaaaggcggggtacaccctggacaagtcgccaggtcatcacagggctgacacatagacacggacaaccattcacactcacattcacacctacggtcaatttagagtcaccagttaacctaacctgcatgtctttggactgtgggggaaaccggagcacccggaggaaacccacgcggacacggggagaacatgcaaactccacacagaaaggccttcgccggccacggggctcgaactcggaccttcttgctgaggcgacggcgctaaccactacaccaccatgccgcccgcacaCAGAACcatgagtataaatacacaaccaAAAACCACCATGATGAACCATCCTTAGCCCTATTGCACAACACCTTTGACGCATTCAAAACTCTGACTGAAGTTGGCAAGAATTAATTTTTGAAATGGTTAAGCCTGCAGTAGGGGACTCTACTGTATAGCGTTTGCCTGATGGTAGGAGTTCATATTCAGAGCAAAGGACATGGGACCCATCAGACAAAATTCTCTGTGCATGTCTTAGCACAGACTGCTCATAGATGGCCTGCAGGGAGGTCTGAAAAGCTGCCCCCATCACCTTCATTGCTGTCTGTACCAGACGGGCAATTCTGATTTCAAATGGACTGAGAGGTTACCGTACCAAGCTGTCATACCGTACCCAAGAATGCTTTCCAAGAGAGACTGATGAAATAAAATCATTACTttttggtttacaccaaacaccctGAGCCTGCGCAAGAAGTACAATCTTTGCTGCAGGCGAGAACACAGGTGGTCAACATGGACTTGCCAGCTGAAGAGGTTATCAAGGTGGATACCAAGATACCTGTATGAATTCACGTGGCTGATTTCTACACCATGGATACAAAGTGGAGTATGGTCCCCTATTAACTTAGGATCCAACACCATTTCCTCTGTTTTCCTAACGTTAATAGTGAGGTGATTTTCATCACACCACTTGACAAAAGATTGCACCTCCTTAAAGTATGCTGTAGGCTCTGTGTCCTGGTACAGCAGGCTCAGGATTGCAGTGTCGTCAGAAaatttaaagataaaattatCAGGATGGCTGTGAGAGCAGTCATTCATGTACAGTGTAAAAAGCACGGGTGAGCTGACACAACCTTGAGGTAC
Above is a window of Neoarius graeffei isolate fNeoGra1 chromosome 28, fNeoGra1.pri, whole genome shotgun sequence DNA encoding:
- the timm22 gene encoding mitochondrial import inner membrane translocase subunit Tim22 encodes the protein MIAWRALPACQTHTFIMAAPMGSSDTSAQSGSAQPATASGAQNVHLQYSVLLDHLIGDKRQIKDLNPSVMGGLPNPHKTDEQKMIERGMESCAFKATLACVGGFVLGGAFGIFTAGIDTNVGFDPKDPLKTPTAREVLRDMGQRGMSYAKNFAIVGAMFSCTECIIESHRGKSDWKNGVYSGCITGGAIGFRAGLKAGILGCAGFAAFSAAIEYYLR